In Amblyraja radiata isolate CabotCenter1 chromosome 28, sAmbRad1.1.pri, whole genome shotgun sequence, one DNA window encodes the following:
- the LOC116988990 gene encoding claudin-4-like, translating into MVSMGLQILGIALCVIGWVGAIITCVLPMWRVTAFIGNNIVVAQIIWEGLWMNCIVQSTGQMQCKVYDSLLALSQDLQASRALTVIAIVVGVLGLLISIAGGKCTNCIENEVTKAKVTIISGIIFILAGLLTLIPVSWSANTIIKDFYNPLVTDAQRRELGASLYIGWGTSGLMLLGGALLCCSCPPKDDNYTAKYSAAKSTASRNYV; encoded by the coding sequence ATGGTGTCAATGGGACTGCAGATTCTGGGCATCGCCCTGTGCGTGATCGGATGGGTGGGAGCCATCATAACCTGCGTCCTTCCCATGTGGAGAGTGACCGCTTTCATCGGAAACAACATCGTGGTGGCGCAGATCATCTGGGAAGGTCTTTGGATGAACTGTATTGTTCAGAGCACCGGGCAGATGCAATGCAAGGTGTACGACTCTCTCTTGGCGCTCTCTCAAGATCTCCAGGCTTCCAGAGCTCTGACCGTCATTGCCATTGTGGTgggagtcctgggcctcctcatctccatcgcgGGAGGGAAATGCACCAACTGCATAGAAAACGAGGTAACCAAGGCCAAGGTCACCATTATATCGGGCATTATCTTCATCCTGGCTGGATTGTTGACCCTGATCCCAGTCTCCTGGTCAgcgaacaccatcatcaaggATTTCTACAACCCGCTGGTGACCGACGCCCAGAGGAGAGAACTTGGTGCCTCCTTGTACATCGGATGGGGCACGTCGGGTCTGATGCTTCTCGGAGGAGCTCTGCTCTGTTGCTCTTGCCCCCCGAAAGACGACAACTACACTGCAAAGTATTCTGCAGCCAAGTCAACTGCTAGCAGGAACTACGTGTAA